CCACGCCATCATCTCCTCGCCTAACTTCGCGATACTTGCTTGATCAGACTTTCCCAGCAACAAACGCCATTTCTGCACAAAAGCAACACCTGATCGGATTACATCCAAAAGATTTTTGGGGAAAAGTTTTTCAATCGCCATCTTATTCCTGGACCTCCAAATAGCCCAGGTAATACCCGCAATAACAAAGAGTTTTAAGTGAGCCGGGATCTTCATGACTCCCAAAAACTTGTCACCCAGAACATCACCCAAATTGGAAGGGCACCCTGCCCAACCAAAGGCGTCTCGGAGGCAGCACCAAGTGAACCTTGCCACTGAACAGCCAAAGAAGATATGGTTGGTTGTCTCAACCTCCCCACAAAGAGAGCAATAAATCTCACCTGTCCACCCTCTCTTTTTCAAAGAGGCTGCCACCTGCAATTTATTATGTTGTAATTGCCAAAAGAAGATTTTAATCTTTAAAGGTAGTTTAGTTCTGCAAACATCCTGAGAGGCTGAAATACACACTCCCCTATGTGTTATAAATCTGTAAAGGGATTTAGTAGTGAAGGACTTAGAACAATCTAGAGCCCAAATTACGTCATCCCTCGCTTCTTGATCCAAATCTGTGCTTTGGAGGAGGTCTAGCAACTCCTCCCAGCTCTCACCCTCTCTAGAAGAAAGGCTTCTTCGGAAGTTTACTAACCACGCCCCATGATCCCAACAATCAGCCACTGTTACCGTAGGATCCTCACAAATGTTGAATAAGTCAGGGAATTGAGTCTTGAGGGGGGGCTGTCCTAGCCATACATCATCCCAAAAAGCAGTTAGAGATCCATCTCCAACCTTGTATAAGGCACCCCATTTAAACAGGTGTTTGACTTTATGAAGTCCTTGCCAGAACTGCGAGGTCCCTTTGTACTTGGAATTAAAGAAGTTCCCATCCGGCATGTATTTAGCCTCCAAAAGTTTAAGCCAGGTATCATTGCCTCCCTTGGCAATCTTCCAGATCCATTTCACAAGCAAACTCTCATTCATAATGTGAGTATTTATGATGCCTAGACCTCCCTGGTCCTTAGGTCTGCTAAGAGTCTCCCACTTCGCCATGTGGTATTTGAATTCTTCTCGCGCACCCTGCCAAAAGAACTTGCCTCTTACTGAGTCCATCCCACCATGGATGCCTTAGGTAAGAGGTAAAAGCCCATGGTAAAGATTGGAAGGCTGGAAAGGCAAGCATTTGTGAGGACAAGCTTACCCCCAGAGGATAAATGCTTGCCTTTCCAAGGATCTAGTCTCCGAACCATTTTCTCCTTCAAACCAGCGAAGGCCATGTTTCCCAACCTATGTTCGGAGAGAGGGATACCCAGGTATCTCATCGGCCAAACCCCTAACTTGCAATTGAGCATGTTTGCCATCCTTTCTTTTTCAGTCTGATCAACACCAAAAACATATACCTCATTTTTATGGAAGTTAATTTTCAACCCAGAAAGCCACTCAAAGCAATAAAGGATTAATTTAAGATTCAAGATAGACTGATCTAAGCCATCAATCATAATGACGGTGTCATCTGCATACTGACTGTGAGAGATCCCCTTTTGGATCAGGTGAGAAAGCACCCTTACTATGTGCTTCTTTGCGACAGCCTTGTCCAAAATAGCACTGAGGACATCAGCCACCAAGTTAAACAAGATAGGTGACAGCGGATCTCCTTGACGTAGCCTTTGGTAGGTTCTAAAATGGGTGGCCCTATGTCTATTATCATTAACACACACCCTGCCTCCTCGTACCATCTGCATCACCCAATCACTCCAACTGGCCGGGAGCCATTTTCCAAACATAACTTCTTCCAAAAAGTCCCACCGAACCTTATCATAGGCCTTCTCGAAATCAATCTTCAAGATCAACCCCTTTCTTTTGGAAGTTTTCAGTTCATGAATAACCTCATGTAGAATCACAACCCCTTCTAAAATATGTCTACCCTTTATGAAGCCGGTTTGGTTATTCCCAATCAGCTCCTTGGCAATAGGGGTAAATCTATTATTCAGCGCTTTAGTAAAGATCTTAAAATCCACATTAAGAAGACAAATCGGACGGTATTGTTTGATGTCATTGGCATCCTTTACTTTCGGCACCAGAATAATGACACCAAAGTTTAGTCTTTTGATGTCCAGATCCCCTTTATGGAAATCAGCAAACATAGCCATTAGATCACCCTTAATCACTGGCCAGAAGGTTTTAAAGAACTGATTTTAAACATAGCCATTaactgatttttttaaaaaaaacaggtTATTTTGTCATCCTAAATAGTCTTGTCGTGACTGTAAACCTAATCAATACTCGAATAGCGACGAAGCATGGTTGTAGGTTGAAATGTCAGGATGCAGCTCCGGAACTTAGTACAGTTTTCTTGGTTGGTAATGGGTATTATTTATAAGCATGTGTAGCTAAGGGTGCTCCAGTGCCCTTGAATTCAGGATGGGAGGGCTCCACCAACAATTATAAGCCTCTACAAGAGACAGAAATGGGATAATATTCTCTCCATCAAACTCAGCACTCATTGGCAATCAAACGTACCCTCTCAAGAGAATGAAAGCAGCCGATCGTTCAAGTCGAGTAGATGACCCTTAACTTCAATATAACTCCACGTACGGCATTTTTTTAAACAAGTACCTTGGCTGAAAATTGGCCTATAACGATCATCCAACTTTGGCCATTATTTTACTACAAAAAACTGACCCGGGATTTCAGGACCTTTTTGGATCGCTCCTAGTTCCTGATGAGTACGTAGATAGGAATAGGAGTCTCTTCATGCTGGGTTCTCCTGAATGATATGATTAAAAGGACTGCGACTTGTGACATGATAGATTCACGGCTTCATACATGTTTGCACACTGTTGCTGGTAGACCGGCACTACTGTGGTGGCCCTAGTATGCACAGGCACCCTGGCATGGCAGCCAAGAGTAGTTAGTCAGTAGTCACAACTCACAGCACAGACCTGAATCATTGATCTAGCTAGGACCCATCAATCTGCAACAAGTGATCAGACTGAATGGTGTCCTATATACTGATATAAGAAAGGAGGGAAAAGGTTCATGCACAACGTTGGCGCGCAAACTAAATGTGTGAGAGAAGTATCTGTTAGATTTCTAGGATCAACACTGTGTACGGATCGAGcgggatttctttctcttttctatgaTTCTGAGTACAAGAGATCCTAGATCTACGGAAATAcatagagagaaagagagtagaGAAACCTTCGGCGCCACCAGAGGAGTTTGAGCCGGCCATCCCTTGTTCGctgatggagatccgctcaaaggcggcgacgagTGATGCAGTGAGGTCGATGCAGGGGCGACGGTGTCGAGGACGGTAGCGGCGACGGCTAGACGGAGTCGACTGCGGCGACGGCTAGACGTAGTcgactgcagcggcggcggattcccactgctccagcgccccctaGTAGATCGGCTTAGGGTTTCTGTGGGTGAGGGTGTAGGCGGCACGGCGAACCTCGTGCCGTGTGCCGCCGGCCCCTCACCCCTTTTATTTtggcgctgtgcagcgggggcccaccaaccattaagggttggacgcccccgatcagggcgcggtttaagggcctaataggccgttgggcctattaggaaggagatcaaccTAACAGTATCAAGTTTAAACCAGCATGCTCTAACGGTTGGTATGCATGTTGCGACAGTTGATGGAGCATCCTGGTCATCCCTTAAAAAACGCTTCCATAAATCGTGAACTAACACCCGATGAAATGAAAATTAACAGAATAGAGCATATAATAGACATTTGATGTCGCCGTATTTCTTAAGGCAGCAAGCGGGCTTTAGGCCGGCTGGTGGAAGCCCGTGATGGGGAACCAGCAGCTCGGGAGTTGGGTTCGGTTTTTCTCATCGGCGTCAGGCCACTATGCATGTAATTTTCATATTCAAATataaaattttgcacatgatgaatttaaaataaaatatatttttttattgggGATGCATTGCAATGTACAGCGACAGAACTGGTAGCATAAAACGAATACATAAAGCACTAAAACACGCATACACAAACAAGCACTCCCACAGAAGCACACACTACGAGAGTAGTAGCAACTTTAGTTGGAATTCCATTTCACATATTTGAAGCAAAACGGCAACACGGTCTAGTGtacataaatataaatatatggtTGCAAGTTGCAATCGATCACATCACCAATTGGGTAGCATGAGAAGACATGCACCAAAAACACTTGCCAATAAAACCGTGCAAGAACCATAGACGGTGTTACAATAAAATCCCATCAACACTGTAATTAGGTGGCACTAAGCATGTGTCAACTTCAGCTCTGATTTTGGCCACATGCGTGGCTCTTGCCCTTACTGCATGCTCAAGTCTCATCTGAAAAAGATGCCTAGTCAGAGAAAAGCAAACCAACCACGCAGAGTAAGTCCACAACTTTTCTTTCTCGGTCTCTGAATAAGATATGCATCAACCCTAGCCAGAGAGGCTCTATGCATGGAGGAGCTGCCGTAGCAACTTGCAAGATCGAGAAATAGCTCATAATtttttacttgcatgaatagCTTTGCGCTTGATCTCGTAGAAAAGATTTTTGACTCAAGTCATCCTATTGTCAAAAGGATGTAGGTTTTTGTTGCACATAATGAAATTAGAATCATGACTCTACCATACACTTTTAAATATATGTGATTTTAATCTAGAGACCTGGTTTTACAATTAGTCAATACAATTTATATCTCTACTTTTTACGCTTAAGATCTTCCTTAGAACCTTCCCATTTTGGAATCTCGATTTCGATAACCTTGGTCGATCGGCCTTTTATTACATTCACTGAACCTTGGTCCATTTCTTCAGAATTCAGAGAGATCGAATTCAAGAACAAGGGCGCGGCGCATGTACAAGAGAACAAAGGCCGGAGCGAAATTCTCGGTACGACACGTCCCATCGAGTCCACCATCCTTTGTCATGTGCCATTTGTGTCGATTTTACAAGTGACTTTGGCTCCTGGCCTAGCCCGTGCCACCATCGACATCCAAATCGGAATATGCCCGTCCCGTTGCATCCGCCTTATTGGTGACTaatcattttttcttttggatTTGAATACTCGTTTGAATTGGGCCGTGTCCCCGGGAAAGAATTTCCTCGTGATCCCTGCTACATACTGTCCACACGTGTAGAGCCCAGCTTGTGCTTTCTCGCCTTGAGCTCCACGCCCAATGATCTCCATCTCCTCTCTCTTGTTCGGTTAGAGAAAAATATAGTATACTGCTAGTACCAAAGCAGCCGGTGCAAGAATCATTGTTAGCTCTCGTCCAACCACCCGCTGAAATGATCGTTTCAGCGATTTGCATTTGATTTATCCCGTTCCAATCGAACTTGGAGCATGCATCATTGTTTTCTAACCAGCTGGTGAAATTGTCCTGGTGATGTGAAAACTAAACTGCTTCAGATTCCACGGCTTTAAACAAATCTACAGCACTCTTGTTGAGGTTTGTCGTCCGAGGGTAGTCATAGACTCATAGTTTTCATCCACACAGCGGATTAGGCAGccagttttgtgtagtaatttCTGTGATTATATATGAAAATATATAGCTTCATTTTGGATACAACTGATGATGAGCTGatggagagaaagaaagaaacgcCAAATCCATGCCGGAAGCAGTAATAGAATTCTCCCCAGGGTGGCATTGTGGCAACGCCACTTGATTTGTTTTCTTCTGCAGGGGGGAGACGAGACGAGAGAAGACAAGCGAACCAGTTAAGCTGCCACCTTATGATGAGCCGGCCCCTATACTACCCGCCTCCGCCCCCCTCCCGTATATCGCCACGCCCTCGCCCTTGGCAACAAGCAGCGACACGCCACGCCACGACACGGCGCAGCCCGACGACGCGCGCGCGAGAGCTCTCCCCGTGCTCATGCCACTGGCGACGCCACCCATGGAGATCGACCTGGACGccgtgcgcgcggcgcgcgtgctgggccgcgGCGCCATGGGCACGGTGTTCCtcgtcgggggcggcggcggggaggcctaCGCGCTCAAGGTCTTCGACAAGCGctcccccgcggcggcgtcgaggccggcctcgggcgcgggcgccgacgccgcgcggcgcgcgcggtgggAGGTGACCGTGCTGTCGCGCCTGGCGCACCCGCACCTGCCGTCCCTGCTCGGCTGCGCCGAGACGCCCGACCTGCTGGCGTGGGCGCTGCCGTACTGCCCCGGCGGGGACCTCAACGAGCTCCGCCACGCGCAGCCCGACCGCGTGTTCTCGCCCGCGGCCATCAGGTTCTACGTCGCCGAGCTGGTGTCCGCGCTCGCCGAGCTCCACGCCGCCGGGATCGCGTACCGCGACCTCAAGCCCGAGAACGTGCTCCTGCGCGCCGACGGCCACGTCACGCTGACCGACTTTGACCTCTCGCGGCAGCTCCCGCCCAGGTCGCCCCccgcgtccacgtccacctcgTCGTCGTGCTCCGcgacgtcctcgccgccgcctcaggCACCGAGCCATGGACGGGCCCAATACCACCACCACCTGAAGCGCGTCTTCAAGAGGAGCGAATCCGCGGTGACCGCGTCAACTTCCGGGCAGGAGGAAGAGCCGCGCAACCTCGCTTGGTACCTCAACAGaagcgtcgacggcggcggcgatcagGTCAAGAAGGCCAAGTCGGCGAGGGTGTCTCCGGTGGACCGCGGCAAGAAACTCGCGGGCCTCTcctcggccgcggcgggcgagcgGTCCTTCTCGTTCGTGGGCACGGAGGAGTACGTGGCGCCGGAGGTGGTGTGCGGCGACGGGCACGAGTTCGCCGTCGACTGGTGGGCGCTCGGGGTGCTCGTCTACGAGATGTCCCACGGGCGGACGCCGTTCAGAGGCCGGAACCGGAAGGAGACGTTCCGGAACGTGCTGCTCCGGGAGCCCGAGTTCTCAgcggacgcgcggcggcggtggccggagctCACGGACCTCATGACCAGGCTTCTGGAGAAGGATCCCTCCATGCGCCTGGGGTTTGCCGGCGGAGCCGACGAGGTCCGAGCGCACCCGTTCTTCGCCGGAGTGTCGTGGGACCTGCTCGGGGAGGTGTCCCGGCCGCCTTACATTCCCCCGCCGGCCGATGACACTATCGCCTGCGAGGGCTTCAGTGTGGTGGAGTATTTCGATAAGCTTCACCAGCCTCCACCGTCGCCGGCGGAGCATTCGCCAGAGGAAGAGCTTGTGCCGGAATTCTGACATTGGTTGTTTCCGCTCGAGCTTTGAGCTCCTTGTTTTCCCGTTTTGCACCCTAGAAGATTACTATATCATGTAACGAGGGATGTCAGTTATATGTGTACATAGAGAGGCGGTGATGTTGTAAAATCATAATAGTAGGGAGGCAGCTCGGTGAAATTGAGCAGGATAAAAGACTTGCGCTTTCAAACTTTTCAGCAGTTTACTACTGAAACTGAATTACTGAAGGCAAATGTCATCCGTGATTATGAATTTCTGGTGCATACCATGCATCATATATGTCTGCAAACAATTTCgttttatgaaaaattcaactAAATTGGATAAATTACGCCGTAAATCAATGACTGAGTTACAGTTGTTGGTGCTAGTACGATTGCATCTTCAGAGAGAAGAGCATCTTTGACGGAGTTGGTTGGTAATGGCAACTTCGTTGGGCCATGAGAATTCACTCCCATCTCCGAACGCAGGACCATGTACGGACGCACGTACGTATGTCAATTCCACCCATGGTTTTGTACCGCTACTCTACATTCGTGTACGTGCCCAATTGATCTGTCAGgggctgtttagttcccaaaccaaaaaaattttggtctgtttagttcccaaaccaAAAAATTTTGGTTGTCAAATCAATAGTTTGACCAAATGTCGGGaggatttttcggacactaattaaaaaactaatttcagttttcacttggaaaccgcgagacgaatctgttgagacctttgaccgcatcattagcacatgtgggttactgtagctgttatggctaatcatacactaattaggctcaaaagattcatctcgccgtgtacatccaaactgtgtaattagttttgttgtttaactacatttagtactccatacacgtGTCCAAAAAGAGAGGCACAAAGTTCGAGGTGTACCATACACGTGTACATCAATGTTCAGCTGCCGGCTGGTTCCATGTCTTTAATGAGTTCGGGTTGATGCATTGGCGAACATAACTGATGGCTGTTTCATCAGACCTTCAGTAAAGTCTCGTCGGTTCTTCATTCCTGTCAAAACTGCACATATTGTTAATTATTCAGTTAGTGTGACTGTACTTCAACACAAGTTTATGACTCGTTTCTTGATCTGAAAATGTGTTTGTAATCGTGAAAAACAGATGTTTGACTCGGGCAACTGATAGCTGAATAATGATATGGTTTCTGACAATTGATTCAGTCCACTGCTGAGCGCGCGTGCGGAGCTTATCTGATCAGAAAAGAAATGCTATCTGCTGCCTAGTAGTATCTATAGATTGGTCGCTTCAGACACTAGGGATAGATTAGGTGATCTACTTTGAGCTTGACCGTGCGTTTAATCTGCACCGTTGACGAAGGTCGTCTACTCTACTAAATCGCTTAACGCTGGCGCTTAGCGACCGACCGGCACTTTGGGGAAGGGTTTTGCTGCAATGAGTGGGCACTCACAAAGTGGCAGCAAAGCCGGCTAGTTATATCAGCCGGTTCGCCATCAGAACCGACAAGACAAGTTAAACCTATGAGAACGTCAGTGTTAGCCACGTAATCTACGAGTCAGGCATGATGGGAAGGGTTTGATGGGGAGTGTTCGAGGATCAGGAGACACTGGAGCAGAGCTTGCTTTCATGTGCCGAACTTGATGATGATATGCAGCTtaattttgcatatatatatatctctgCTTCGCGCGGGACAGCACGCAGCAGGTAGATCAGATCATATTGTATTTCGTAATAATAAACTTTGGCCGATAGATATCTTTGTTTCGCAGCACGCATGCGGCGTATGTAAGCAGACTGATGcagatctttttttttagagTTCTGACTGATGCAGACCTATATATATGCTAGCTAACAACTAAAGCTTTATATCTCTGAACCCATGCGTTGCTTAGCTGCTTTTGTATGCTCATTATCTATGATGCACCGATACTGGATACTGATACTCCGATACGGCGATACGACAGCTGAGAAAAATAAGGATTCTCCGATACTCCAagtatataaaaaattaataaataaaaataacaatgaagataattaaaaaaaacatgGTTCAATAACACATTCCAGACAGAATAGTACTTTGTTCTTGCAATAAAGTTCTAAAGAGAAATGACTATGAATATAAGATAGCAAGTAACATTTAGCTACATGGTTAGACTAAATGAGActtcaagactaaggtaggtcTTAGTCCAGCTCCACGTCAAAAGATCCTCTTTCGTCGCCTTGAAATAGCATCACTTCAAATTCTGGATCATCTAGTGAGAGATCAGCAAGCTCAAGTACACCAGCACCATCAAAGGTCTCATGATTATCTCCTCCAATATCCCACATCTGAGATGAGCCCTTTAGGTACTCTTCGGATTTTCTAGACAAAAGGCGTATGTTATTGTGAACAAACACTAAATCCTCAGCACTTGAAGGAGTGAGCTTGTTTCTCCTCATGCTATGGATGAATCCATATGTACTCCAGTTCCTTTCGCATGCAGAGGAAGATGATGGTTGGCCAAGTATTTTGAGTGCAAGTGATTTTAATTCTGGAGCATGTTGACCATGAATGCCCCACCATTGCTTTGGCTCAAAAAGATCTCTATCCTCAATTGATTCACGGCTACCAAAGCATCctccaaaaagagaaaaatctGCAAACTGTTGCTTGATTTTCCTAAGATCCTCTGGATTGGGAAATACCTTTCTAAAGCATTTGTTTCTCATGTCCAAAACTTCAGTGTCTTCATGGGGACGTACACGATTAGGAACTAAAGAAAGCCACTTTTCAGTATAGTACCTACATAAAGAAGAGCCTACATCAGTCCCAAATCTGATATAATATGAATAAAAGACAACTAAAAAATGATAATTGGTAGCTAAAATTTACCTAGGGTTGAGAGAATGTGCCAAGCAGTGGAGAGGTGTATTGCTTTTAAGCCACCTATCATATAAAATGGCATAAACAATGTCATAGAAGGTAGATTCTTCATCATGTGGCTTTCTCTCATGTTGATATATGCAAGCTTTAACTGCCTCTATCATTGTGTCCCACATCTCATAAATCAAATGGAGAGATGGCTTATCGGTGTCTGCTGCCCTTAGCATTGAAAAAATGGGCTCAGCGAAATCAACAATGTATTTAACATTGTCCCACCATAAATCATCAAGCACCTTTCCTTTCACAAATCTTGCTTTGCCCTGATCATCGTCCCTATAAGCTGTCCATTTGTCACTAACCACCATTAGCAAAAGAGAATCTTTAAGGCGAAGGAACCTCTTAAGCATGACGATATGTGATGCAAATCTTGTATCAGCAATAGCAAGAAACTTAAGATCACTATACTCATTGAACATTGATAGCCGCATGCTGTGATTCATTATAAAGTGCTTGATCATGAAGGCATCATCCACAGTTTCCTTGATCCACATGAGGTCATCATTCTCACCATCATTATTTTTTGCAGCACAAATGTTCTTCAGTGCCAAATTTAAAGTGTGTACAACACATGGGGTCCAAAAGATGTGGTTGTACTTCTGTTCAACAATCATCCCAGCACCTTTGCAATTCGCAGCATTATCTGTCACCACCTGGACGACATTTTTTGCTCCTACTTCTTCAACCACTGCGATCAATTTTTCAGCGATGTATTCCTTCCTCTTGACCTCTCCTTCAAAGTTAATAGCTCTTAAGAACATAGGGCCACCCTCAGTTATTGCTATAAAGTTGATGAGTGGGCGTCGTTGAGCATCAGTCCAGCCATCAGATGTAATAGTCACCCCTTTTGTAGACCATGTACTCTTGAATGGTTGCAACAGCCTCTCAACATT
This portion of the Panicum virgatum strain AP13 chromosome 2N, P.virgatum_v5, whole genome shotgun sequence genome encodes:
- the LOC120658898 gene encoding serine/threonine-protein kinase UCNL-like, which produces MPLATPPMEIDLDAVRAARVLGRGAMGTVFLVGGGGGEAYALKVFDKRSPAAASRPASGAGADAARRARWEVTVLSRLAHPHLPSLLGCAETPDLLAWALPYCPGGDLNELRHAQPDRVFSPAAIRFYVAELVSALAELHAAGIAYRDLKPENVLLRADGHVTLTDFDLSRQLPPRSPPASTSTSSSCSATSSPPPQAPSHGRAQYHHHLKRVFKRSESAVTASTSGQEEEPRNLAWYLNRSVDGGGDQVKKAKSARVSPVDRGKKLAGLSSAAAGERSFSFVGTEEYVAPEVVCGDGHEFAVDWWALGVLVYEMSHGRTPFRGRNRKETFRNVLLREPEFSADARRRWPELTDLMTRLLEKDPSMRLGFAGGADEVRAHPFFAGVSWDLLGEVSRPPYIPPPADDTIACEGFSVVEYFDKLHQPPPSPAEHSPEEELVPEF